A genomic segment from Janibacter sp. DB-40 encodes:
- a CDS encoding PAC2 family protein: MAERLYRYEVDTDPTALEPGPMIVAFDGFFDAGMAQRLLVDHLLEVSEPTVVASFDVDSLVDYRSRRPVITFDANRYTDYNDPALVLYHLTDRDGQSYYILAGPEPDYRWEAMISAITTLMDEVGISLAVHAHGIPMAVPHSRPVGMTVHGSNERLIGEHKPVFGTVQVPASLAALLEMRLGEADRDAVGFSLHVPHYLAQSTFHDAALTALNAVVDVTGLNLANDALAEAAREGRLQIEREVEENDEVREAVQALERQYDVHLRGLERPSLLAGEGQDLPSADQLGAEFEDFLRTRDDSSDSQ; encoded by the coding sequence GTGGCCGAGCGCCTCTACCGTTACGAGGTCGACACCGACCCCACGGCCCTGGAGCCGGGGCCGATGATCGTCGCCTTCGACGGCTTCTTCGACGCAGGGATGGCCCAGCGCCTCCTCGTCGACCACCTGCTCGAGGTCAGTGAGCCGACCGTCGTCGCGTCCTTCGACGTCGACTCCCTCGTGGACTACCGCTCACGACGGCCGGTCATCACTTTCGACGCCAACCGGTACACCGACTACAACGACCCGGCGCTGGTGCTCTACCACCTGACCGACCGTGACGGCCAGAGCTACTACATCCTCGCCGGGCCGGAGCCGGACTACCGGTGGGAGGCGATGATCTCCGCCATCACCACGCTCATGGACGAGGTCGGCATCTCCCTCGCGGTGCACGCCCACGGCATCCCGATGGCCGTGCCGCACTCCCGCCCCGTCGGCATGACCGTCCACGGCAGCAACGAGCGGCTCATCGGTGAGCACAAGCCCGTCTTCGGCACCGTCCAGGTGCCCGCGAGCCTCGCCGCGCTCCTCGAGATGCGGCTGGGGGAGGCCGACCGCGACGCCGTCGGCTTCAGCCTGCACGTCCCGCACTACCTGGCGCAGTCGACCTTCCACGACGCGGCGTTGACCGCGCTCAACGCCGTCGTCGACGTCACCGGCCTCAACCTCGCCAACGACGCGCTCGCCGAGGCCGCCCGCGAGGGCCGGCTGCAGATCGAGCGCGAGGTCGAGGAGAACGACGAGGTCCGCGAGGCCGTCCAGGCGCTCGAGCGTCAGTACGACGTGCACCTGCGCGGCCTCGAGCGGCCCAGCCTGCTCGCCGGCGAGGGGCAGGACCTGCCGTCGGCGGACCAGCTCGGCGCGGAGTTCGAGGACTTCCTGCGCACCCGGGACGACTCCTCCGACTCCCAGTAG